The following coding sequences lie in one Streptomyces sp. NBC_01224 genomic window:
- a CDS encoding IS3 family transposase, with protein MCRFIDAEKAAEANPGGYSVALLCRVTGINRSTFYSWLAARPTAAERQCAEDELSEEIREIHASSRGAYGAPRVHAALRRKGHAINRKKVERIMRERDIRGITRRRRRHLTQQDTKAAPAPDLVGRDFTANRPGMKLVGDITYLPTIDGWWYLATVIDLATREVIGYAMAEHHRAELVTDALRMAAGRGDLQGGCIMHTDRGSEYTSGEFRRELQELNLRQSMGRTGICYDNAAAESFFGLLKAEIGTAVWESREAARADIFRFIEVEYNRTRLRKHPEFGYLTPLETRARLQHDFTPAA; from the coding sequence CTGTGCCGTTTCATCGACGCGGAGAAGGCCGCCGAGGCCAACCCTGGCGGCTACAGCGTGGCTTTGCTGTGCCGTGTCACGGGGATCAACCGCTCCACCTTCTACTCCTGGCTGGCGGCCCGGCCGACAGCGGCCGAACGACAGTGCGCCGAGGACGAGTTGAGCGAGGAGATCCGTGAGATCCACGCCTCCTCGCGGGGTGCCTACGGCGCCCCGCGCGTGCACGCCGCGCTGCGGCGCAAGGGACATGCGATCAACCGGAAGAAGGTCGAGCGGATCATGCGCGAGCGCGACATCCGCGGCATCACCCGCCGCAGACGCCGCCACCTGACGCAACAGGACACCAAGGCCGCACCGGCTCCGGACCTGGTCGGCCGCGACTTCACCGCTAACCGGCCCGGCATGAAGCTCGTCGGTGACATCACCTATCTGCCGACGATCGACGGCTGGTGGTATCTCGCGACCGTCATCGACCTGGCGACGCGCGAGGTGATCGGTTACGCGATGGCCGAACACCATCGTGCCGAGCTGGTCACCGACGCGCTGCGGATGGCCGCCGGCCGCGGTGACCTTCAGGGTGGCTGCATCATGCACACCGATCGCGGAAGCGAGTACACGAGTGGCGAATTCCGCCGCGAACTACAGGAGTTGAACCTGAGGCAGAGCATGGGAAGAACCGGCATATGCTACGATAACGCCGCAGCCGAGAGCTTCTTCGGACTGCTGAAAGCGGAGATCGGCACCGCCGTCTGGGAGAGCCGCGAGGCGGCCCGCGCTGACATCTTCCGCTTCATCGAGGTCGAGTACAACCGCACCAGGCTCCGCAAGCACCCCGAGTTCGGGTACCTCACCCCACTCGAAACCCGAGCCAGGCTGCAGCACGACTTCACCCCCGCAGCGTAA
- a CDS encoding transposase yields MSKRYTSEFKRDAVALVRSSGRNVTEVARELGVSAEGLRGWVKQAKVDCGEGAPGALTTAEKDELQRLRRENREQQQTIEILKKAAAFFAKETMK; encoded by the coding sequence ATGAGCAAGCGGTACACGTCGGAGTTCAAGCGGGACGCGGTGGCACTGGTCCGGTCGTCAGGGCGGAACGTCACCGAGGTCGCCCGGGAACTCGGTGTGAGTGCGGAGGGGCTTCGCGGCTGGGTGAAGCAGGCGAAGGTCGACTGCGGCGAGGGGGCGCCCGGCGCGCTGACCACGGCGGAGAAGGATGAGCTCCAGCGGCTGCGCAGGGAGAACCGGGAACAGCAGCAGACGATCGAGATCTTGAAAAAAGCAGCGGCCTTCTTCGCGAAGGAGACGATGAAGTAG
- a CDS encoding IPT/TIG domain-containing protein, with translation MPKAETGPAAAPTTSDAVYAYDAAGRLVGVTDPGGETARYRYDEAGNRLGVDRFASSTLSVLSVVPLRAAAGAKITLSGTGFSATAANNAVSFGGKPAVVTSATATRLTATVPTGAVDGKVSVTVGSSSAQSSESFALARSGPVVSKMEPASGAPGTQVVLSGSGFTSVATDNVVRFNGGTLGELVDATATSVTVKVPEGATTGRVQVETPDGIATAPSDFNITAGSDDGTFETTVRTSVTDDNPPAVAITTPGKRAQVLFDAERGDDIGFAVTASTFNSNLTLRLYDPHGVQMDGTGYLSKTGGSWQAHDLATDGTYSLVVDPGPANIGAATVTVSKAVGGVLDLSAPPADTPMLRAGQEGHWTLSGAKGESLSIGIDATGMAKGASMRVDLLGPDGKSVDLAYVSGGFTGQLDVDELPTSDRYDLWLDPANGATGTTKVTGSHYADAGQLAVTGPDTELTIARPGQNGIAHFSAQLGQRISLGARSQGFPSYTSIEVRGPDGKEVDSSFIVSANASSEWDSPALTASGTYTLKAVPQSIGTGKLTLTLSNPTTTPELTTTGPTADVTIDRAGQNAESTFQAAAGDDLSLGFTSNTFTSLLSVTVLAPSGAKVLNDATLLSGYTRTFKLPDLPETGRYRVVIDPYLGATGTVRLTLSADVVSTLTIDGAAQPTSIARPGQQLRAEFIAPDAKVFGFALTDSTLAESGEAYLVGPAGGTGTYLGYVSASSPAAFYIKGVTPGTKYAVTITPDHAAMGAAKIWLSNPVAAGTLSAAQPTAGGDITRPGQQLEFTYNAASGDGAAVVFSDSTLTKMARLAHWAPGASTDEGLGYLTSTTFDGALRAPLAAGTHKVLIQPDQPATGHATATLLPDADGGALNVDGGRKTAAVSTPGQNARYTFAGTKGQKLTLGLDTPPGDWELSLWGPDGKWLYDASYMGDTTVAKELSALPATGTYTLTVNPRSSKTGTFNLGLTTTLTVAPAADKDRATPTSDSGAAAKKTTASAGILPQGADAWQPGKANLKGRDWITARGKAPKAPTRLRAPPGATALTGRVLKLDGKPLAKVTVRVDDKHARTDAKGRFLLTGISEDATTLVVDGASANTKQRQYGRFDIRIHPKAGQSTDLGFPVWLTPLDTKHTVSFEAPAKMKFPL, from the coding sequence GTGCCGAAGGCGGAGACCGGACCGGCCGCTGCGCCAACGACCAGCGACGCGGTGTACGCATACGACGCAGCTGGGCGTCTGGTCGGGGTGACCGATCCGGGCGGTGAGACCGCCCGTTACCGCTACGACGAGGCCGGCAACCGTCTGGGTGTGGACCGCTTCGCCTCCAGCACGCTGTCCGTGCTGTCAGTGGTGCCGCTGAGGGCTGCGGCCGGGGCGAAGATCACGCTGTCGGGTACGGGGTTCTCCGCGACAGCTGCGAACAACGCCGTTTCTTTCGGTGGCAAGCCGGCAGTAGTCACCTCGGCGACGGCTACCCGGCTGACGGCGACGGTGCCGACGGGCGCGGTCGATGGCAAGGTCTCGGTGACGGTGGGGAGCTCGAGCGCGCAGTCGTCGGAATCGTTCGCGCTCGCCCGTTCGGGGCCGGTGGTCTCCAAGATGGAGCCGGCATCGGGAGCCCCCGGCACACAAGTGGTGCTGTCTGGTTCGGGGTTTACCTCGGTCGCAACGGACAATGTGGTGCGTTTCAACGGCGGGACGCTGGGTGAACTGGTCGATGCCACGGCCACGTCGGTGACGGTGAAAGTACCCGAAGGAGCTACCACCGGCCGCGTGCAGGTGGAGACGCCAGATGGAATCGCTACGGCGCCGTCCGACTTCAACATCACGGCTGGCAGCGATGACGGTACGTTCGAGACCACGGTGCGCACCTCGGTGACGGATGACAACCCGCCAGCGGTGGCGATCACGACACCGGGTAAGCGTGCGCAGGTTCTTTTCGATGCCGAGCGGGGCGACGACATCGGCTTCGCGGTCACTGCGTCGACGTTCAACTCGAATCTGACGCTGCGACTGTACGATCCGCATGGTGTCCAGATGGACGGCACTGGCTACCTGAGTAAGACGGGCGGTAGCTGGCAGGCCCACGACCTCGCCACGGACGGGACGTACTCCCTGGTGGTTGATCCGGGGCCAGCAAACATCGGTGCGGCCACGGTGACGGTGTCCAAGGCCGTCGGCGGTGTTCTGGATCTGTCGGCGCCACCCGCTGACACGCCGATGCTGAGGGCGGGCCAGGAGGGGCACTGGACGCTGTCCGGTGCCAAGGGCGAGTCGCTGAGTATCGGTATCGATGCGACCGGCATGGCAAAGGGTGCGTCCATGCGCGTGGACTTGCTGGGGCCGGACGGGAAGTCTGTGGACCTTGCCTATGTATCAGGGGGATTCACCGGGCAACTGGATGTCGATGAACTGCCCACCTCGGACCGCTACGACCTGTGGCTGGATCCGGCAAATGGTGCCACTGGTACGACGAAGGTGACAGGTTCGCATTATGCGGATGCTGGGCAGCTGGCTGTCACGGGCCCTGACACAGAACTCACCATTGCCAGGCCAGGCCAGAACGGCATCGCTCACTTCTCCGCCCAGCTGGGCCAGCGCATCTCGCTGGGTGCCAGGTCACAGGGCTTCCCGTCGTACACCTCGATTGAGGTACGAGGGCCGGACGGCAAGGAGGTCGACAGCAGTTTCATCGTGTCGGCGAACGCCAGCAGCGAGTGGGACAGTCCTGCCCTGACTGCGAGTGGCACCTACACACTCAAGGCAGTTCCACAGAGTATCGGCACCGGCAAGCTGACGTTGACGCTGTCGAACCCCACGACCACCCCCGAGCTCACCACAACCGGACCAACGGCTGATGTGACCATCGACCGGGCCGGGCAGAACGCGGAATCGACCTTCCAGGCCGCGGCGGGAGACGATCTCTCGCTGGGTTTCACCAGCAACACCTTCACCTCCTTGCTGTCTGTCACCGTACTGGCGCCTTCGGGCGCAAAGGTGCTCAACGATGCCACCCTGTTGTCCGGTTACACACGTACCTTCAAATTGCCCGACCTTCCAGAGACCGGCCGGTACCGCGTAGTGATCGACCCCTACCTGGGCGCCACCGGAACCGTGCGGCTGACGCTGTCCGCGGATGTCGTGAGTACCCTCACGATCGATGGTGCCGCACAGCCAACCAGCATTGCACGGCCGGGACAGCAACTGCGGGCCGAGTTCATCGCACCGGATGCCAAGGTATTCGGGTTCGCCCTGACCGACAGCACGCTTGCCGAGTCCGGTGAGGCGTATCTGGTGGGCCCCGCGGGTGGTACGGGAACCTACCTGGGCTATGTCTCCGCCAGCTCACCTGCGGCGTTTTACATCAAGGGAGTGACCCCGGGCACCAAGTACGCGGTGACGATCACGCCTGACCATGCGGCCATGGGCGCGGCGAAAATATGGCTGTCGAATCCGGTCGCCGCTGGGACACTGTCGGCGGCTCAGCCCACCGCCGGCGGAGACATCACCCGTCCCGGGCAGCAGCTGGAGTTCACCTACAACGCGGCGTCCGGAGACGGGGCGGCTGTCGTCTTCAGCGACAGCACCCTGACCAAGATGGCCAGGCTGGCGCACTGGGCGCCCGGTGCCAGCACGGACGAGGGCCTGGGCTACCTGACCAGCACGACGTTTGACGGGGCACTACGGGCCCCGCTGGCTGCTGGCACCCACAAGGTGCTCATCCAGCCCGATCAGCCCGCGACCGGTCACGCGACGGCTACCCTCCTGCCTGACGCGGACGGAGGCGCGCTGAATGTGGACGGCGGCAGGAAGACAGCCGCTGTCAGCACGCCCGGGCAGAACGCCCGCTACACGTTCGCCGGCACCAAGGGGCAGAAGCTCACCCTCGGCCTTGATACCCCGCCGGGTGACTGGGAGCTGTCGCTGTGGGGGCCGGACGGCAAGTGGCTCTACGACGCGTCCTACATGGGCGACACCACAGTGGCCAAGGAGTTGTCGGCGCTTCCGGCCACGGGCACGTACACCTTGACCGTGAACCCGCGGTCCTCCAAGACCGGCACGTTCAACCTGGGCCTGACAACCACCCTCACGGTTGCCCCGGCAGCCGACAAGGACAGGGCAACTCCCACATCCGATTCTGGTGCTGCGGCGAAGAAGACGACGGCCAGTGCAGGCATCCTGCCCCAGGGCGCTGATGCCTGGCAGCCCGGCAAGGCGAATCTGAAGGGCCGGGACTGGATCACCGCCCGGGGCAAGGCGCCGAAGGCACCCACAAGGCTCAGGGCTCCGCCTGGCGCAACGGCGCTGACCGGCCGGGTGCTGAAGCTGGACGGCAAGCCGCTGGCCAAGGTCACCGTCCGGGTCGATGACAAGCACGCACGCACAGACGCCAAGGGCCGCTTCTTGCTGACGGGCATCAGCGAGGACGCCACCACCCTGGTCGTGGACGGCGCAAGCGCCAACACCAAGCAACGCCAGTACGGCCGTTTCGACATCCGCATCCACCCCAAGGCTGGCCAGAGCACCGACCTCGGCTTCCCGGTGTGGCTGACGCCTCTGGACACCAAGCACACCGTGTCCTTCGAGGCGCCGGCGAAGATGAAGTTCCCCCTCTGA